From Sphingomonas nostoxanthinifaciens, a single genomic window includes:
- a CDS encoding response regulator transcription factor: MSETVEAAETTILVADDDEDIRALIAEQLARERYAVRAAGSIAEIRRHLAAEPIDLLVLDLNLPDGDGLALCRELRAEGHVGAIIMVTARGGAIDRVLGLELGADDYLTKPFEPRELLARIRNLLRRQRAEPSGRPRGARFARFADWRLDLLQRRLVAPDGRLVILSSGEFRLLDRFVDAPNRVLTRETLSPERRATVAFDRTIDLQISRLRQKLSDAGGPGELILTVRNEGYVFAADVGFE; encoded by the coding sequence ATGAGCGAGACCGTGGAGGCAGCAGAGACGACCATCCTCGTCGCCGACGACGATGAGGATATTCGCGCATTGATCGCGGAGCAGCTCGCGCGCGAGCGCTATGCCGTGCGTGCGGCCGGATCGATCGCCGAGATCCGCCGCCATCTCGCCGCCGAGCCGATCGATCTGCTGGTGCTCGACCTCAACCTGCCCGACGGCGACGGCCTCGCGCTGTGCCGCGAGCTGCGTGCCGAAGGCCATGTCGGCGCGATCATCATGGTGACGGCGCGCGGCGGCGCGATCGATCGGGTGCTGGGGCTGGAGCTGGGTGCCGACGATTACCTGACCAAGCCGTTCGAGCCGCGCGAGCTGCTCGCCCGCATCCGCAACCTTCTGCGGCGCCAGCGGGCCGAGCCGAGCGGCCGGCCGCGCGGCGCGCGCTTTGCCCGCTTCGCCGACTGGCGGCTCGACCTGCTCCAGCGGCGGCTGGTGGCGCCGGACGGGCGGCTGGTGATCCTGTCGTCGGGCGAGTTCCGCCTGCTCGACCGCTTCGTCGACGCGCCCAACCGCGTGCTGACGCGCGAGACGCTGTCGCCCGAGCGGCGCGCGACGGTGGCGTTCGATCGCACGATCGACCTCCAGATCAGCCGCCTGCGCCAGAAGCTGAGCGATGCCGGCGGCCCAGGCGAGTTGATTCTGACCGTCCGCAACGAGGGCTATGTCTTCGCCGCCGACGTGGGCTTCGAATGA
- a CDS encoding efflux RND transporter periplasmic adaptor subunit, with translation MRIASSVRIMPLAAAIVLLAGCSGQKKQQPQRGPAEVGVVTLKAERVETTTELTGRTNPTLASDVRPQVDGLILKRLFTEGTIVHAGQPLYQIDPRQYRASRDQAAGLLENSQATYAAAQAQAERYRALTDINAVSKQAIDNAVAQAREAKASIHQNAASLYAAKVNLDYTLVRAPITGRISRSAVTPGALVTASQTTALATIQQLDPIYVDIVQSSDALLALRRSLAKGSVLPSAATVQLKLSDGSAYPHTGRIEFAEVTVDETTGTVTLRARMPNPEGILLPGMFVRVEAAQGIVPNGILAPQQGITRDPKGNATALVVGPDNKVAQRTVFTKQAIGDKWLITSGLKPGDRLVVEGTDKAQPGAVVKPVPAGNLG, from the coding sequence ATGCGAATCGCGTCTTCCGTCCGTATCATGCCGCTGGCCGCGGCGATCGTCCTGCTGGCTGGCTGTTCGGGCCAGAAGAAGCAGCAGCCGCAGCGCGGGCCGGCCGAGGTGGGCGTCGTCACGCTCAAGGCCGAGCGGGTGGAGACCACGACCGAGCTGACCGGACGCACCAACCCGACGCTCGCCTCCGACGTCCGCCCGCAGGTTGACGGGCTGATCCTGAAGCGCCTGTTCACCGAAGGGACGATCGTCCATGCCGGCCAGCCGCTCTACCAGATCGATCCGCGCCAATATCGCGCCAGCCGCGATCAGGCCGCGGGTCTGCTGGAGAATTCGCAGGCCACCTACGCCGCCGCGCAGGCGCAGGCCGAGCGCTATCGCGCGCTGACCGACATCAACGCGGTCAGCAAGCAGGCGATCGACAATGCGGTGGCGCAGGCACGCGAGGCCAAGGCCAGCATTCACCAGAATGCCGCGTCGCTCTACGCCGCGAAGGTCAATCTCGATTATACCTTGGTGCGCGCGCCGATCACCGGCCGCATCAGCCGCTCGGCGGTCACGCCCGGCGCGCTCGTCACCGCCAGCCAGACGACCGCGCTCGCCACCATCCAGCAGCTCGACCCGATCTATGTCGATATCGTCCAGTCGAGCGACGCGCTGCTCGCGCTGCGCCGCTCGCTCGCCAAGGGCAGCGTGCTGCCGTCGGCGGCGACGGTTCAGCTGAAGCTGTCGGACGGCAGCGCCTATCCGCACACCGGCCGCATCGAGTTCGCCGAAGTCACGGTCGACGAGACCACCGGCACCGTCACGCTGCGCGCGCGCATGCCCAATCCCGAGGGCATCTTGCTGCCGGGCATGTTCGTGCGGGTGGAGGCGGCGCAGGGCATCGTGCCGAACGGCATCCTCGCGCCGCAGCAGGGCATCACCCGCGATCCCAAGGGTAATGCCACGGCCTTGGTGGTCGGCCCTGACAACAAGGTCGCCCAGCGCACCGTCTTCACCAAGCAGGCGATCGGCGACAAATGGCTGATCACCAGCGGGCTCAAGCCCGGCGATCGGCTGGTGGTCGAGGGTACGGACAAGGCGCAGCCCGGCGCGGTGGTGAAGCCCGTCCCCGCCGGCAATCTGGGCTGA
- a CDS encoding efflux RND transporter permease subunit, with product MMAGILGITQLPIAQYPDIAPPSVTVSATYPGANAQTLQSSVTQVIEQQLTGVDGLLYFSSTSSAAGTATITATFAKGTDPDIAQVQVQNKVTQANSRLPSQVQQQGLLVQKSNSDFLLVVGIYDSTDRSTNADIADWLGNNLQDDLSRVNGVGQTQLFGSGYAMRIWLDPYKMAAVQLMPADISTAVQAQNVDVSAGQIGQLPAVKDQQLNAIVNAKSRLQTPEQFRNIVVKTRTDGTVIRLGDVARVEMGDDTYTSTVEYNRHPATGLAIQLAPGADALKTAKAVKARVAELTTNLPQGYKIIYPRDTTDFIKLSVEEVVKTLIEAIVLVVIVMFVFLQSWRATLIPAIAVPVVLLGTFGILALFGYSINTLTLFGMVLAIGLLVDDAIVVVENVERIMEEEKLPPKEATSKSMGEIGSALVGIAMVLSAVLLPMAFFGGSTGVIYRQFSITIVSAMALSVLVALILTPALCATLLKPNTHSKTEGNGIGARFNRWFDRTTDRYVHGVDSVLSHRLIHFLVYAGIVVLLGFLFVRLPTGFLPNEDQGSAIVQYTLPAGAAQSRTDAIRTQVEDFYLGPEKKNVAGLFAINGFSFSGSGQNAGLGFAILAPFNDRKGSKNGVDAINARAMGAFSKIRDAQVFALTPPPISGLGQSNGFTFELLNSSGMPADKFAALRDKVVAAANKDPQLAAVRLNSLPDTPQLRVNIDEAKLAVLGLTESNVTSTLSAAWGSTYINDFIDRGRVKRVYMQADAPYRMLPSDLDTWFVRSSATTSSTTTTGSSTSDTSSTASAMVPFSAFATTSWEKGPTSLTRFNGRASFEIQGGSAPGVSSGTAMQRIVAIAQQNAPGTTYAWSGMSYQENISSGQAPILYGLSMLVVFLCLAALYESWSIPFAVLLVIPLGLIGAVLAVTFRGLENDIYFQVGLLTTMGLAAKNAILIVEFAEMVHRDGKDAYESALEAAKLRLRPILMTSIAFIAGVFPLAIATGAGASSRIAIGTAVVGGMLTATMLAIFYVPLFFVVVAKLFHRDAAPETPDAPSNAQAEPA from the coding sequence ATGATGGCCGGCATCCTAGGCATCACCCAGCTGCCGATCGCGCAATATCCCGACATCGCGCCGCCCAGCGTCACCGTGTCGGCGACCTATCCCGGCGCCAACGCCCAGACGCTGCAGTCGAGCGTCACGCAGGTGATCGAGCAGCAGCTGACCGGCGTCGACGGCCTGCTCTATTTCTCGTCGACCTCCAGCGCGGCGGGCACCGCGACGATCACCGCCACCTTCGCCAAGGGCACCGACCCCGACATCGCCCAGGTGCAGGTGCAGAACAAGGTGACGCAGGCCAATTCGCGCCTGCCGAGCCAGGTGCAGCAGCAGGGCCTGCTGGTGCAGAAGTCGAACAGCGACTTCCTGCTCGTCGTCGGCATCTACGATTCGACCGACCGTTCGACCAACGCCGATATCGCCGACTGGCTGGGCAACAACCTGCAGGACGATCTGTCGCGCGTGAACGGCGTCGGCCAGACCCAATTGTTCGGGTCGGGCTATGCGATGCGCATCTGGCTCGATCCGTACAAGATGGCGGCGGTGCAGCTGATGCCCGCCGATATCTCGACCGCGGTGCAGGCGCAGAATGTCGACGTGTCGGCCGGCCAGATCGGCCAGCTGCCGGCGGTGAAGGACCAGCAGCTCAACGCGATCGTCAACGCCAAGTCGCGCCTGCAGACACCCGAGCAGTTCCGCAACATCGTCGTCAAGACGCGCACCGACGGCACCGTGATCCGCCTGGGCGACGTGGCGCGGGTCGAGATGGGCGACGACACCTACACGTCGACCGTCGAGTATAACCGCCATCCGGCGACCGGCCTCGCGATCCAGCTCGCGCCCGGCGCCGATGCACTCAAGACCGCCAAGGCGGTGAAGGCGCGCGTCGCCGAGCTGACCACCAACCTGCCGCAGGGCTACAAGATCATCTATCCGCGCGACACGACCGACTTCATCAAATTGTCGGTCGAGGAGGTGGTGAAGACGCTGATCGAGGCGATCGTGCTGGTCGTGATCGTGATGTTCGTCTTCCTGCAGAGCTGGCGGGCGACGTTGATCCCGGCGATCGCGGTGCCGGTGGTGCTGTTGGGCACGTTCGGCATCCTCGCTTTGTTCGGTTACTCGATCAACACGCTCACCTTGTTCGGCATGGTGCTGGCGATCGGCCTGCTCGTCGACGACGCGATCGTCGTGGTCGAGAATGTCGAGCGCATCATGGAGGAGGAGAAGCTGCCGCCCAAGGAGGCGACCTCCAAATCGATGGGCGAGATCGGCTCGGCGCTGGTCGGCATCGCGATGGTGCTATCGGCGGTGCTGCTGCCGATGGCCTTCTTCGGCGGCTCGACCGGCGTGATCTACCGCCAATTCTCGATCACAATCGTGTCGGCGATGGCGCTGTCGGTGCTGGTCGCGCTGATCCTGACGCCGGCTTTGTGCGCGACCCTGCTCAAGCCCAACACGCACAGCAAGACCGAGGGCAACGGCATCGGCGCGCGGTTCAACCGCTGGTTCGACCGCACCACCGATCGCTACGTCCATGGCGTCGACAGCGTCCTGTCGCATCGCCTGATCCATTTCCTCGTCTATGCCGGCATCGTCGTCCTGCTCGGCTTCCTGTTCGTACGGCTGCCCACCGGCTTCCTGCCGAACGAGGATCAGGGCAGCGCGATCGTGCAATATACGCTGCCGGCGGGTGCCGCGCAGTCGCGAACCGATGCGATCCGCACGCAGGTCGAGGATTTCTACCTCGGGCCGGAGAAGAAGAACGTCGCCGGCCTGTTCGCGATCAACGGCTTCAGCTTCTCGGGCTCGGGCCAGAATGCCGGGCTCGGCTTCGCGATCCTCGCCCCGTTCAACGATCGCAAGGGATCGAAGAACGGCGTCGACGCGATCAACGCGCGCGCGATGGGCGCCTTCTCGAAGATCCGCGACGCGCAGGTGTTCGCGCTGACGCCGCCGCCGATCAGCGGCCTCGGCCAGTCGAACGGCTTCACCTTCGAATTGCTCAATTCCAGCGGCATGCCGGCCGACAAGTTCGCCGCGCTGCGCGACAAGGTGGTCGCGGCGGCCAACAAGGATCCGCAGCTGGCGGCGGTGCGGCTCAACTCGCTGCCCGACACGCCGCAGCTGCGCGTCAACATTGACGAGGCCAAGCTGGCGGTGCTCGGCCTTACCGAAAGCAACGTGACCTCGACGCTCAGCGCGGCGTGGGGCAGCACCTACATCAACGATTTCATCGATCGCGGCCGCGTGAAGCGCGTCTACATGCAGGCCGACGCGCCATATCGCATGCTGCCAAGCGACCTCGACACCTGGTTCGTCCGCTCGAGCGCCACCACCAGCAGCACGACCACGACGGGCAGCAGCACGTCCGACACGAGCAGCACGGCATCGGCGATGGTGCCCTTCTCGGCCTTCGCCACCACCAGCTGGGAGAAGGGGCCGACCTCGCTCACCCGCTTCAACGGCCGCGCCTCGTTCGAAATCCAGGGCGGCTCGGCGCCGGGCGTAAGCTCCGGCACCGCCATGCAGCGCATCGTCGCAATCGCGCAGCAGAATGCACCCGGCACCACCTACGCCTGGAGCGGCATGTCGTATCAGGAGAATATCTCCAGCGGTCAGGCGCCGATCCTCTACGGCCTGTCGATGCTGGTCGTGTTCCTGTGCCTGGCGGCATTGTATGAGAGCTGGTCGATCCCGTTCGCGGTGCTGCTCGTGATCCCGCTCGGCCTGATCGGCGCGGTGCTGGCGGTGACGTTCCGCGGGCTGGAGAACGACATCTACTTCCAGGTCGGCCTGCTCACCACGATGGGGCTTGCCGCCAAGAATGCGATCCTGATCGTCGAATTCGCCGAGATGGTGCATCGCGACGGCAAGGATGCCTACGAATCGGCGCTGGAGGCGGCGAAGCTGCGGTTGCGACCGATCCTGATGACCTCGATCGCCTTCATCGCCGGCGTGTTCCCGCTGGCGATCGCGACCGGCGCGGGCGCGTCCAGCCGCATCGCGATCGGCACGGCGGTGGTCGGCGGCATGCTCACCGCGACGATGCTCGCCATCTTCTACGTGCCCTTATTCTTCGTGGTGGTCGCGAAGCTGTTCCATCGCGACGCGGCGCCCGAAACGCCCGACGCGCCCTCGAATGCGCAGGCGGAGCCGGCATGA